The Lytechinus pictus isolate F3 Inbred chromosome 10, Lp3.0, whole genome shotgun sequence genome includes a window with the following:
- the LOC129269235 gene encoding uncharacterized protein LOC129269235, giving the protein MPVAKNKSKTKKGDDGKAKEKKKEGTTPTPNQDNISPSVQECRQILVMYTNPLANTVMAYDMIRHLLEKVVIDGDKARFIRRMGKGDNPETNRQILAELGTRGVREFEVYVEGIRQQGFSLLADLLEQKHFSKLINSLDPIAKRLGHHWKRVALELGTAGFITKIENKYAKVREQALYSLLIWEETSGVAATEKRLLDALDYCSMKNTIACVWGTKKKKKGKKKGKGKKKK; this is encoded by the exons ATGCCGGTCGCAAAAAACAAATCCAAAACGAAGAAGGGTGACGATGGAAAGGccaaggagaagaaaaaggaagggaCAACTCCGACACCGAACCAAGATAATATTAGTCCTT CGGTCCAAGAATGTCGTCAGATACTTGTCATGTACACCAATCCTCTTGCCAACACCGTGATGGCTTATGACATGATTAGACATCTCCTTGAGAAGGTTGTCATTGACGGCGATAAAGCTCGTTTTATCAGGCGGATGGGGAAGGGGGATAACCCTGAGACGAATAGACAAATCTTAGCTGAGCTTGGAACCAGAGGGGTGAGGGAGTTCGAGGTGTACGTCGAAGGGATTCGGCAACAAGGATTCAGTCTCCTGGCGGACCTCCTAGAGCAAAAACACTTCTCAA AACTCATTAACTCTCTTGATCCAATCGCCAAGAGACTCGGACACCATTGGAAGAGGGTGGCGCTAGAGTTGGGGACAGCCGGCTTTATCACGAAGATTGAGAACAAGTACGCGAAGGTACGGGAGCAAGCATTATACAGTCTCCTCATATGGGAAGAAACATCTGGGGTTGCGGCTACGGAGAAGAGATTACTTGATGCCCTAGACTACTgttcaatgaaaaatacaatag CATGTGTCTGGGGgacgaaaaagaaaaagaaaggcaaaaagaaaggaaaag gaaaaaagaagaaataa